The DNA segment GTCGTCCATGCCGAGAAAGCTGCTCAGGCGATCTTCGAGATGCTTGTGAATTGACTGCGTACCGCAGATAAACCGCACGCTGGCCAGCCCATAACCCCAGTCGTCCAACGCTTCGTGCGCCGCCGCGATGATGGAAGGATTATTCGCAAGACCGAGATAGTTATTCGCGCAGAGATTCAGCACCGAGCTACCGTTGGCAACAGTAATCTCTGCCTGCTGCGGTCCGGAGATGATGCGTTCCCGTTTGAACAGACCTGCGGATTCAATCTCGCTCAATCGTGTCTGTAGATGCTTCTCAAAACTTCCGTACATACGTTCTCCTGTTTGGCCGATAGATCAAAGATTCGTGAGATCCAGCACAACCTTGCCCGTCTGACCTGAAATCATCGCAGCGAAGCCCTTTTCATAATCCTCGAACGCATATCGATGCGTAATCACAGGAGAAATGTCCAGCCCTGACTCAATCATCACCGACATCTTGTACCACGTGTCATACATCTCACGGCCATAGATTCCCTTGATGGTGATCATGTTAAAGATCACCTGACGCCAATCCATCGGCAGTTCCTTAGCTGGTATGCCGAGGATCGCAATCTTGCCGCCGTGGCTCATATTCGCGATCATGTCTTCAAGCGCCAGTCCGTTGCCAGACATCTCAAGGCCTACATCAAAGCCCTCAAGCATTCCAAGCTGCTGCTGCACATCCTTGAGCGAAGTCTCACTCGGATTGATCGCCAGCGTTGCGCCCATTTTGCGAGCCAGGTCAAGTCGGTAAGGATTCATATCGGTAACCACAATATGCCGCGCGCCCGCATGACGAACGACAGGAATCGCCATGATTCCAATCGGCCCAGCACCGGTGATCAGCACATCTTCGCCAAGCACAGGGAAAGAAAGCGCCGTGTGAACCGCATTGCCAAACGGATCGAAGATCGCCGCAATCTCCTGGCTGATGCCCGGATGATGCCGCCAGATATTGGTCATCGGTAAAGAAATATATTTGGCAAATGCGCCGGGGCGATTGACACCCACGCCCTGCGTATTCGCGCAGAGATGCCTGCGTCCAGCCATGCAATTACGGCAGCGTCCGCAGACGACATGACCCTCACCGCTCACGATGTCGCCAGGGTAGAAGTCGTTCACGTTCGCCCCGACCTCAACCACCTCGCCGACAAATTCATGACCGATAGCCATCGGCACATTGATGGTTTTCTGCGCCCAGTCATCCCACTGATAAATATGTACGTCCGTGCCGCAGATGCCCGCATAGCGCACGCGAATCAGCACATCGTTAATCCCAATACTTGGCTCCGGAATATCTTCCAGCCATAATCCCTGCGCTGCCTGGCTCTTTACCAGTGCCTTCATAACCAGCCTCCATTGACTGAACTGCCAACTTTTCAACTTTAAGGCATTGGGCAACACTCGTCGAATTCGCGCCCCTTATGCGCCGTTTATCTAACATTCTTAATAGGCTGTTAAACTTGAAAATAAGATGATCCTCCCGTTCGTCCGCGAAATCCTCGCGGAGCTGGAGAAAACCACCGCTTTCGATCGCGTACGCAGGCACCTCAGCCTTGCTACGGGGCGCAGACGTGTCTCTGGACTAACCGCTACCGCTAGAGCCTTGTATATCCCGCTCTTCGCGCGCGTTGCCAAAGAGCCGGTGATTGTCGTCGTGCCGGATAACAAGGCCGCAGAGGCTCTGCAACTTGCCTTGCGCTCTGGCTGCGAACTCACCGGAGCCATCGACCCCAAGCGCGTACTTCGCCTGCCTGCACACGATGTCTTGCCGTTTGAAAATCTGTCGCCTCACCCCGACATCCAGGAGCAGCGCGCGGCCGTCTTGTGGAAGTTTGTCACCGGAGCTGCTTCCATCGTCGTCGTACCTGTAGAGGCGCTCGCCATGCGCCTATTTCCTCGCAGCTACTACACCGGCCTGGCCCTTAAGCTAGAGCGCGGGGAAGAGGTCGACATCGACATGTTGATTGATCACCTGGCGAGCGTCGGCTATTCGCAGGTGGACCTCGTA comes from the Acidicapsa ligni genome and includes:
- the tdh gene encoding L-threonine 3-dehydrogenase; its protein translation is MKALVKSQAAQGLWLEDIPEPSIGINDVLIRVRYAGICGTDVHIYQWDDWAQKTINVPMAIGHEFVGEVVEVGANVNDFYPGDIVSGEGHVVCGRCRNCMAGRRHLCANTQGVGVNRPGAFAKYISLPMTNIWRHHPGISQEIAAIFDPFGNAVHTALSFPVLGEDVLITGAGPIGIMAIPVVRHAGARHIVVTDMNPYRLDLARKMGATLAINPSETSLKDVQQQLGMLEGFDVGLEMSGNGLALEDMIANMSHGGKIAILGIPAKELPMDWRQVIFNMITIKGIYGREMYDTWYKMSVMIESGLDISPVITHRYAFEDYEKGFAAMISGQTGKVVLDLTNL